The genomic stretch TGAAGATGAACCTTGCCGATTTTtaccgctttgtcggggttgtcgcccagcGGGATGAGGTCGAAGTCCCCTTCTGGGATAGGCCGGACGGGGTGAGTTGCCTTTGGTCTCGTCTCTTCGCCATTCTTCAGCTCTTCGTCTGTGAACCGAGCATctaggtcgactgagctgacatTTAGTTGATGCTGATCCTCCTGAGGATGTTCGTCTTCGACCCTCGGCTTCTTGTTGGAGTTGGATGGAGGGGCGATTAGCTGCAACCCTTTTACGGAGGCATCAAAGATCCTTCTGGAGGCTTCGATGTCTGCGTTGATAGTGGCTACTCGTCCCCGCTTTGTGTAGAATTTCATTTTTAGGTGGACGGTCAAAGGGACAGCAGTGAGCTCGGCCAGAGtagggcgtccgatgatgcagttatatagggtcttgcagtcgatcaccaagaatctcGTCTTGACCTGCCTGGATGCTTCCTCTTCCCCGAAAGTGACGATCAGTTCAACGTAACCCCACGGTTTGGTGGCAGCCCCGTTGAAGCCTTGGAGATCGGAACCCACATaaggagtgaggtgcgagtcgtccagctggagtgtccggaagaggtgagagtacatgatgtcgaccgagctgccttcgtcgACCAGGACTCGTCGGACGTCAaagtttgccattctggctcggacgagcAAGGGGATCGTGGCAttcggagctccgccgggcagctcttccaagtagaaagtgatcggatctgattttcctttgaacttcCGCAGAGTAGGGGCCAGATCCGAGTTGGCGCTGATCAACTCATCGAATTTTCTTTTTACTGAGCTGATGGTGAGAGAGCCGGGGTCACCGCCGTTGGATATGACCATTACGGTCGGGAAGTGTTCCCAGGCGCTGAAGGCAGTCGTCACGCCGACCGATGGAATGAAGTCTTCTGGTCGAGTTACGGATAGCGCGACTTGAAGCGGTCTACTGTCTGGTGAATTGccctcgtcagagtttcgaggGGCTTCTCTTCGGGGAGGTTCTCCCTTCTTTGTGTACTTCGACAGGCGGCCTTCTTTGATCAGGGTCtcgatggcatctttgagatgtatgcattcgtcAGTTAGATGCCCGTGACTTTTGTGGTACTTACATTATTTAGATTTGTCAGTCCCCGGTCTGGTGGGATTcggcttcgggggcctgatgctgGAATTCTTGAACTCGGTGTTTtggcagtcggccaggatttTTTCGCGCGAGACGTTCAagggagtgtagtcgttgaaccGACCTGCCGGTCCTCGGCGCTCTTTGGCGTCACGGGACCTATCGTCTCTCCTCTTATCATGTCCTCGACGCGAACCTGAGTCGtcgaggtttgagctgcgagcaGCATCATTGCCCCTCGAAGCTTTGATCGCGGCTTCTTCGCCTTCCTCGAAAGCGATGAATGCTTGGGCTTTGCGGAGGAGGGCGTTCATAGTGTGTACCTTCTCAATTTTtatggccttcttgaagtcgcTTCCAGGGAGAAGTCCTCGTTCTAGGAGGTATCTTTTCATGTAGTCggccgtctgtacttggacggcttctttgttgaacctgtcgaggtaatcccgaaggggttcgttgggtccttggatcacggcctcgagattcgcttccgatttcggttgccgacgggaggctgtgaagtggctccagaagagttccttgagctcggtccaggagtggatggagttgggGCGGAGGTTTCTGTACCAAGTCATCACTcctttcctgagggtggtcggaaagatgcggcatttgatggagcccttgacgacgtgatagtccatgacagcttcgatgctccgaatatggtcgtcgggattggtggttccgtcgtattggtccaaaACTGGTGGTTTCTCCATCCCCCGTGGGAGGCGGGCTCTCCGGATGTTTTCGGAcaaagggctgcggaagtcctcctcgtcaCTCGGTCCCGGTGAGGTTGAGTGTCTGTCTCGCCGGGGCCTTTCCTGGACATTGTCCGGACTAGCGCGGTTGTCCCGGGGAGGGGGACGCTCGCGCGGTTTCAGCACAGCTTTGGAAGGGCCTCGGTGATCCCGTTCAGGGGAGAGGCTTCTGGCTTCAGTGGTTTCTGGTCTCTGATTTCTCATGCTCTTTCGAGGTGAAGAGCAGGAATATGACCTCCGGCGATGGTATCTTCTAGGCGGAGAGCGTGAAGAAGACGGGGAACGCCGACGGTGTCTCCTCGgtggtgagcgcgaggaggaataggaaCGCGACCGATAGTGCCTCCGCGGAGGGGAGCGGTgtcgtcgcttcctttccagctcgTGGATACGGTCGTCCTGAATTCGGAGGAGACTGTTTGTCTTCTGTAGTTCTTTGAGCAGGAGGATAGTGGTGGGGTCGGCACCCTCGGGGATGTTGATctgctcttcctcttcttcgtgaCGGACTCTTCGCctgtcggaggtgtgggtgaacgaGGAGGCAGCATGCCCGTCCCTGGCGTCAGTCTCGTTCTTATTTTGGGGCTGCTCTAGCCCATTGTGGGGTCGGGCCTGCTCGTCTTCTCCGTTCTGAACGTGTCCCTCTTGAGGAACTTGTTCAACGTtctgaacctgttggaggccctGCAGCTGCTGGATGGTCTGGATATGCTGCGAGGTCTCACGCCTCGGCCTTCTCTGCCCGGCGGGGGTATGCCGATGACCTTCCTGCCTACGACGATTCGTCCCCTCGCGGGTGAACTCCTCGATCAGCTGTTGCAGGAGGAAGGGATCagcgcttgggatgttgttgttgtcagccatgacgatcgtgaaaggattaactttgatctttgtttgttaaagacggggaagcaagtttcccacagacggcgccactgatcgtacctgatcagaagaatcgtcgctggctgctcggactggatcttctaggaaggaggaggggggtgtacctgcaaggtactccgatgccaaagtaagttgacgagcaatgGAGCACAAGTACAAGCTAAAGTGagtaagaagtgaatacctgaccctctagtcaaagaggatatttatagcccccagcgctgggccatgatctcgctattgggttggacttCCAAGCCCAACTAGTATAGCTGTCAaaacgggctacccggccctaaacgggccggccCTAGCGGGCCTCGGGCTTTTTCGGGCCGGGCCCAAAAAGCCCATTTTTATATGGGCTCCGTTTTTACTACCCAGGCCCAGCCCTGTTCGGGCCTCGGGCTTTTTCGGGCCGGGCCCAAAAAGCCcatttccaaaaaatatattaaatattctctttaattttaaaaaaataattatattaagcttaatttttaaaaaaatattaaaatttgttgttatattttactattataaaatatattttaaagaaatacaaaaatttgaattttttaattagtattaa from Vicia villosa cultivar HV-30 ecotype Madison, WI linkage group LG4, Vvil1.0, whole genome shotgun sequence encodes the following:
- the LOC131597924 gene encoding uncharacterized protein LOC131597924, whose amino-acid sequence is MANFDVRRVLVDEGSSVDIMYSHLFRTLQLDDSHLTPYVGSDLQGFNGAATKPWGYVELIVTFGEEEASRQVKTRFLVIDCKTLYNCIIGRPTLAELTAVPLTVHLKMKFYTKRGRVATINADIEASRRIFDASVKGLQLIAPPSNSNKKPRVEDEHPQEDQHQLNVSSVDLDARFTDEELKNGEETRPKATHPVRPIPEGDFDLIPLGDNPDKAVKIGKVHLQPVYLLDKLSLGLQRSNIWELVG